One segment of Primulina huaijiensis isolate GDHJ02 unplaced genomic scaffold, ASM1229523v2 scaffold25443, whole genome shotgun sequence DNA contains the following:
- the LOC140967577 gene encoding protein STRICTOSIDINE SYNTHASE-LIKE 13-like: MEKRTLQIKDGILFQHPYLVLFVLVLSFIVMDPFGLSPVGGKDFRPVKNDIALYHQVMETWPGDNRSRLGLGRLEFKDDVFGPESLEFDSRGRGPYAGLADGRVVRWMGEDVGWETFALVTPTWSEKLCAKGVDSTTAKQWKLESDCGRPLGLRFDMETGNLYIADAYYGLLVVGPEGGLATPLATQVDDGTRILFANDLDIHSNGSIFFTDTSKKYNRVNHFFILLEGEASGRLLRYDPPTKTTHVVLEGLAFPNGVQISKDQSFLLYTETTNCRIMKYFLKGPKTGTTQLVANLPGFPDNVRINDKGEYWVAIDCCRTRVQETLVHNPWLRSVYFRLPIPMRYLARMAGMRMYTAISKLSDEGDILDVLEDKEGVVMKLVSEVKEVNGKLWIGTVAHNHITTLPYPLQI; the protein is encoded by the exons ATGGAGAAAAGAACATTGCAAATAAAAGATGGGATTCTATTTCAGCATCCATATCTAGTACTATTTGTGTTAGTCTTAAGCTTTATCGTTATGGACCCGTTCGGGTTGAGTCCGGTCGGGGGAAAAGACTTTAGGCCGGTAAAGAACGACATCGCACTTTACCATCAAGTCATGGAGACTTGGCCGGGAGATAACCGGAGCCGGCTTGGACTAGGGAGATTGGAGTTTAAGGACGACGTTTTCGGGCCTGAATCGTTGGAATTTGATTCTCGGGGTCGTGGTCCATATGCTGGACTAGCTGATGGGCGTGTGGTTAGGTGGATGGGGGAAGATGTTGGGTGGGAAACATTTGCACTAGTTACACCTACTTG GTCTGAGAAACTGTGTGCAAAAGGTGTCGATTCAACAACAGCGAAGCAATGGAAGCTCGAGTCTGATTGTGGGCGTCCCCTCGGCCTGAGGTTCGACATGGAAACCGGAAACCTGTATATTGCAGATGCTTACTATGGCCTACTTGTTGTAGGTCCTGAAGGAGGCCTGGCCACTCCTTTGGCGACGCAAGTCGATGATGGCACACGTATTCTTTTTGCTAACGACCTTGATATTCATAGCAATGGATCCATCTTCTTCACAGATACTAGCAAGAAGTATAATAGGGT GAACCATTTCTTCATCTTGTTGGAAGGGGAAGCAAGTGGGAGACTTCTTAGATATGACCCTCCAACAAAAACAACACATGTTGTGTTGGAAGGATTAGCATTTCCTAATGGAGTCCAGATCTcaaaagaccaatcttttctactGTACACGGAGACTACAAATTGCAG GATCATGAAGTACTTCTTAAAGGGTCCGAAAACGGGCACAACACAACTTGTTGCAAATCTACCAGGATTCCCTGATAACGTGAGAATAAACGATAAAGGCGAATATTGGGTGGCGATAGACTGTTGCAGGACTCGTGTACAAGAGACTCTAGTGCACAACCCATGGCTGAGAAGCGTGTACTTCCGGCTACCTATCCCGATGAGATACTTGGCTAGAATGGCGGGAATGAGAATGTACACTGCGATATCAAAGTTGAGTGATGAAGGGGACATTCTGGATGTTCTTGAAGACAAGGAAGGTGTCGTGATGAAGTTGGTGAGCGAAGTGAAAGAGGTAAATGGGAAACTTTGGATAGGAACTGTGGCGCACAACCATATTACAACTCTTCCTTATCCTCTACAAATTTAG
- the LOC140967512 gene encoding B-box zinc finger protein 25-like encodes MKIQCDVCEKAEASVICCADEAALCAKCDVEVHAANKLASKHQRLLLQSLSNKLPPCDICQEKAAFIFCVEDRALFCKDCDEPIHANVLAANHQRFLATGIRVALSSSNCNKENLKNPIEPKPPKSNPQQNVTKMTAHHVPGITSPSSWAVDDLLQFSDYDSSDKKEQLEFNELDWLTEMNMFGERIHQEAMAAAEVPQLRMSQPSYATSHRSGKWHMPNKKPRIEIPEDDEEFFTVPDLG; translated from the exons ATGAAGATTCAGTGCGATGTGTGTGAGAAGGCAGAAGCAAGCGTGATATGCTGCGCAGATGAGGCGGCACTGTGTGCGAAATGTGATGTTGAAGTTCATGCGGCGAACAAGCTTGCCAGCAAACACCAGAGGCTGCTTCTCCAATCCCTCTCCAACAAGCTCCCTCCCTGTGACATTTGCCAA GAGAAGGCAGCTTTCATTTTCTGTGTGGAGGACAGAGCACTCTTCTGTAAGGACTGCGATGAACCTATTCACGCAAACGTCCTTGCTGCGAACCACCAGAGGTTTTTAGCCACGGGAATACGTGTGGCGTTGAGCAGCTCCAACTGTaacaaagaaaatttgaaaaatccaatTGAGCCTAAGCCCCCAAAGTCGAATCCACAGCAGAATGTTACAAAGATGACGGCACATCATGTTCCGGGCATAACATCACCGTCATCTTGGGCTGTTGATGATTTGCTACAATTTTCTGATTACGATTCATCGGATAAG AAGGAGCAACTCGAGTTTAATGAGCTCGACTGGTTGACAGAGATGAATATGTTCGGTGAACGTATACATCAAGAGGCAATGGCTGCAGCAGAAGTCCCTCAGCTGCGCATGTCGCAGCCAAGTTACGCAACTTCTCATCGATCAGGCAAATGGCACATGCCTAACAAGAAGCCTAGAATCGAAATCCCCGAAGATGATGAAGAGTTCTTCACAGTTCCTGATCTGGGTTGA
- the LOC140967511 gene encoding probable fructokinase-4 — translation MAGAVDGGCGSGLIVSFGEMLIDFVPTVSGVSLAEAPGFLKAPGGAPANVAIAVSRLGGRAAFVGKLGDDEFGHMLAGILKENGVTAEGVSFDTGARTALAFVTLRADGEREFMFYRNPSADMLLTPDELNLDLIRSAKVFHYGSISLIVEPCRSAHLKAMEVAKQAGALLSYDPNLRLPLWPSEEQARVQIMSIWNKADVIKVSDVELEFLTGSNKIDDESALSLWHDDLKLLLVTLGEMGCRYYTESFRGSVDAYRVETVDTTGAGDSFVGALLCKIVDDHSIIQDEGRLKEVLKYACACGAITTTKKGAIPALPTHSDVLNLTKGA, via the exons ATGGCAGGAGCTGTCGACGGCGGTTGCGGCAGTGGTTTGATCGTCAGTTTTGGTGAGATGTTGATAGACTTTGTCCCCACAGTCTCCGGCGTGTCTCTGGCGGAGGCGCCGGGGTTTCTGAAAGCCCCCGGCGGAGCCCCGGCCAACGTGGCGATCGCGGTGTCGAGGCTGGGCGGGAGAGCTGCCTTCGTTGGGAAGCTTGGCGACGACGAGTTCGGTCACATGCTCGCCGGGATCCTGAAGGAGAACGGAGTGACGGCCGAGGGAGTTAGTTTCGATACGGGAGCACGCACGGCGTTGGCCTTCGTGACCCTACGCGCCGACGGGGAGCGTGAGTTCATGTTCTATAGGAATCCCAGTGCTGATATGCTGCTAACCCCCGATGAGTTGAACCTCGACCTTATTAGATCT GCTAAAGTGTTCCATTATGGATCAATAAGCTTGATCGTTGAGCCATGCCGATCGGCTCATCTGAAGGCGATGGAAGTGGCGAAGCAAGCCGGGGCTTTGCTCTCGTACGACCCGAACCTCCGGCTACCCCTTTGGCCATCAGAGGAACAGGCACGAGTTCAAATAATGAGCATATGGAACAAGGCGGATGTGATTAAAGTTAGTGATGTTGAACTGGAATTCCTCACTGGCAGCAATAAGATCGATGATGAATCCGCCTTGTCTTTATGGCACGATGATTTGAAGCTTCTTTTAGTTACCCTTGGAGAAATGGGATGCCGATACTACACCGAG AGTTTTCGCGGATCAGTGGATGCATACCGTGTGGAAACAGTGGACACAACTGGAGCTGGAGATTCTTTTGTGGGAGCCCTTCTGTGCAAGATTGTTGATGACCACTCCATTATCCAG GATGAAGGGAGATTGAAGGAAGTGCTCAAATACGCTTGTGCATGTGGAGCTATAACCACGACCAAGAAGGGAGCAATCCCAGCTCTTCCTACGCACTCAGATGTCCTCAATCTTACCAAGGGAGCCTAA
- the LOC140967481 gene encoding protein FAR-RED ELONGATED HYPOCOTYL 3-like gives MNPQSGGEVVDMNEGSNEAHVHELEKKLLEQVVYSEEEAYMLYCDYAQAMGFNVRRGKQYYFMGTRRVRSKTYCCSKEGVKDEKADVNCSGYKKADTRTACKATISYLCDSSGQWKVSRFEKEHNHEMATPYVKPSKKSGQAILASDAYGSGGALDSTSEAEKIRELSLQLANAKNRAETFERQAATYKRQLDMVCEHIEEHNQSSSKKIRTALNNVKLLESRD, from the exons ATGAATCCACAATCTGGTGGAGAAGTGGTTGATATGAATGAGGGATCAAATGAAGCTCATGTTCATGAACTAGAAAAAAAGCTGTTAGAACAAGTTGTGTATAGTGAGGAAGAGGCATACATGTTATATTGTGACTACGCCCAAGCTATGGGTTTTAATGTACGCAGAGGAAAGCAGTACTATTTTATGGGAACTCGAAGGGTTAGATCAAAGACATATTGTTGTTCAAAAGAAGGGGTTAAAGATGAAAAAGCAGATGTTAATTGTTCGGGTTATAAAAAGGCGGATACTCGAACAGCATGCAAAGCAACAATATCTTACTTGTGTGATAGTAGTGGTCAATGGAAGGTCTCGAGATTTGAGAAGGAGCATAATCATGAAATGGCCACGCCATATGTTAAGCCCTCGAAGAAATCTGGACAAGCAATTTTAGCTTCAGATGCTTATGGAAGTGGTGGTGCATTAGATTCAACG AGTGAAGCCGAAAAAATCCGGGAGCTGTCCTTGCAGCTGGCTAATGCGAAGAATCGAGCGGAAACATTTGAAAGGCAAGCTGCGACCTACAAGAGGCAACTGGATATGGTTTGTGAGCATATCGAAGAGCATAATCAGTCATCGTCGAAGAAGATTCGAACTGCTTTAAACAATGTGAAGTTGTTGGAATCCAGAGATTAG
- the LOC140967476 gene encoding calmodulin-like protein 3, which yields MPAIFLWIFLVYKLLNTVFLYLIPKKLRAYFPFSWHLLSQQQYSKKSPVSPLPDVSRRMDASELKRVFQMFDRNGDGRITKEELNESLENIGILIPDKELSQMIEKIDVNLDGCVDIDEFGNLYGNIVDERHEEEDMREAFDVFDRDRDGFISVDELKYVLGSLGLKPGGGAEDCKKMIMKVDVDGDGLVDFKEFQMMMKGGGGFL from the coding sequence ATGCCAGCCATTTTTTTGTGGATTTTCCTCGTGTACAAGCTCTTGAACACCGTTTTCTTGTACTTGATACCCAAGAAATTGAGGGCCTACTTCCCCTTTTCTTGGCACCTGTTATCGCAGCAGCAATATAGCAAGAAAAGCCCCGTGTCACCATTGCCCGACGTTTCACGTCGAATGGACGCGAGTGAGCTCAAGAGGGTGTTCCAGATGTTTGATCGGAACGGGGACGGGAGGATCACCAAGGAGGAGCTGAACGAGTCGTTGGAGAACATTGGAATCTTGATCCCGGATAAGGAGCTGAGCCAGATGATAGAGAAGATCGATGTCAACTTAGATGGATGTGTCGATATTGATGAGTTCGGGAATTTGTACGGAAACATCGTGGATGAGAGGCACGAGGAGGAAGATATGAGAGAGGCATTCGACGTTTTCGACCGGGACCGAGATGGTTTTATCAGCGTGGATGAGCTGAAATATGTGTTGGGGTCCCTTGGATTGAAGCCAGGAGGGGGTGCTGAGGATTGCAAGAAGATGATAATGAAGGTGGATGTGGATGGAGATGGTTTGGTCGATTTTAAAGAGTTTCAGATGATGATGAAAGGGGGAGGGGGATTCCTTTGA
- the LOC140967622 gene encoding tetrapyrrole-binding protein, chloroplastic-like, whose product MATNLFKSIYHHTSPCRRHFSTDSFPAATTTTNTNICFFLKPTATTVSLSRATTFPISSATYSTPATDHSTSHNISFDLLQQHLSSQNFQLADEETRRLIMVLAGESAQKRGYVFFSEVQFIPESDLKTIDELWKQYSDNKFGYSVQKKIWKKVNKDFTKFFIKVGWMKKLESSEVEQYNYRSFPAEFMWDMDENTVEGHLPLTNALRGTQLLKCILNHKAFEDDENEEEEEIPENQSSKPLGKTFKTSYSF is encoded by the coding sequence ATGGCAACCAATCTTTTCAAGTCCATTTACCACCACACTTCTCCATGCCGCCGCCACTTCTCCACAGACTCCTTCCCCGCCGCCACCACCACAACCAACACCAACATTTGTTTCTTCCTTAAGCCAACAGCCACCACTGTCTCCCTGTCACGCGCCACCACCTTCCCCATCTCCTCCGCCACCTATTCCACACCCGCCACCGACCACTCCACCTCCCACAACATCTCATTCGACCTCCTTCAACAACACCTCTCCAGCCAAAACTTCCAGCTAGCCGACGAGGAAACCCGCCGCCTGATTATGGTCCTCGCCGGAGAATCAGCGCAGAAGCGCGGCTACGTGTTCTTCTCCGAGGTGCAGTTCATCCCAGAGTCCGACCTCAAGACCATCGACGAGCTCTGGAAGCAGTATAGCGACAACAAATTCGGGTACAGCGTGCAGAAGAAGATATGGAAGAAAGTGAATAAAGACTTCACCAAGTTCTTCATCAAAGTGGGATGGATGAAGAAGCTAGAAAGCTCCGAAGTTGAACAGTACAATTACAGGTCGTTTCCTGCAGAATTCATGTGGGACATGGATGAAAACACGGTGGAGGGTCATCTGCCATTGACGAATGCGCTCAGAGGAACGCAGCTTCTGAAAtgtattctgaatcacaaagcaTTCGAAGACGATGAAAACGAGGAAGAAGAAGAGATACCTGAAAATCAAAGCAGCAAGCCGTTGGGCAAAACATTTAAGACAAGCTACTCGTTTTAA
- the LOC140967465 gene encoding calcium-dependent protein kinase 24-like, which yields MGTCMSLQANKSFSKRSKHGKSIPNAQENEKYSGKLVPLSHKMSRPIKVLKDPSGDDIFKRYKFGKELGRGEFGITYQCVDNENGENVACKKISKSKLRTEIDVEDVRREVEIMRHLPKHPNIVSYKDVYEDKEAIYLVMELCEGGELFDRIVTKGHYTERAAALVTKTILEVVKVCHEHGVIHRDLKPENFLYANEGENAAIKAIDFGLSTFFEPGQRFVEIVGSPYYMAPEVLRRNYGQEIDVWSAGVILYILLCGVPPFWAETEEGIAHAIVKGGLVFERDPWPKVSEDAKNLVKGMLEPNPYSRLTVEEVLENQWIQNADKVSNTPLGERVRTRIKQFSLMNKFKKRVLRVVADNLPDDQVHGIKQMFHMMDTDKNGNLNFQELKDGLNMIGQSVPDPDVQLLFDAADFDGNGSLNCEEFLALAVHMKRIGNDEHLKQAFQFFDKNESGYIEYEELQQSLKDEHLGPTNDQVVQDIIFDADLDKDGRISFPEFKAMMTTGIDWRMASRQYSRAMFKALSMKLFKDQSFQCKP from the exons ATGGGAACTTGCATGTCCCTCCAAGCAAACAAAAGCTTTTCCAAGAGATCCAAACATGGAAAATCAATCCCAAATGCCCAAGAAAACGAGAAATATAGCGGGAAACTGGTTCCCTTATCCCACAAGATGTCGCGCCCCATCAAAGTGTTGAAAGATCCTTCAGGGGACGACATATTCAAGAGATATAAATTCGGGAAAGAGCTCGGTAGGGGAGAATTCGGGATAACTTATCAATGCGTGGACAATGAGAATGGGGAGAATGTAGCATGCAAGAAGATATCAAAGAGCAAGCTAAGAACAGAGATCGATGTCGAGGATGTAAGAAGAGAGGTGGAGATAATGAGACATTTGCCTAAACATCCGAATATAGTGAGTTATAAGGATGTGTACGAGGATAAAGAGGCTATTTATCTTGTGATGGAGTTGTGTGAAGGTGGGGAATTATTTGATAGGATTGTTACAAAGGGGCACTATACCGAGAGGGCTGCAGCTCTCGTCACCAAGACTATTCTTGAAGTTGTCAAG GTATGCCACGAACACGGAGTCATACACAGAGATCTTAAGCCTGAAAACTTTTTATATGCCAACGAAGGTGAAAACGCCGCAATCAAGGCTATTGATTTTGGACTTTCTACATTTTTTGAGCCAG GTCAACGGTTTGTTGAAATTGTTGGAAGCCCATATTACATGGCCCCTGAAGTACTTAGGCGCAACTATGGGCAGGAAATTGATGTCTGGAGTGCAGGTGTCATTCTTTACATCTTGTTATGTGGTGTTCCTCCATTTTGGGCAG AAACCGAAGAAGGGATTGCACATGCAATAGTGAAAGGTGGGTTAGTTTTTGAAAGGGATCCATGGCCAAAAGTTTCCGAAGATGCTAAGAATTTGGTGAAAGGGATGCTGGAGCCAAACCCCTACTCACGCCTCACAGTCGAAGAAGTCCTTG aaaatcaGTGGATACAAAATGCTGACAAGGTCTCAAATACTCCTTTGGGAGAACGTGTTAGAACAAGAATCAAGCAGTTCTCTTTgatgaataaattcaagaaaaggGTTCTCCGA GTTGTAGCAGACAACTTGCCTGATGACCAAGTACACGGGATCAAACAAATGTTTCATATGATGGACACGGACAAAAATGGAAACCTTAACTTTCAAGAACTGAAAGATGGTCTAAATATGATTGGACAATCTGTTCCTGATCCTGATGTGCAGTTACTTTTCGACGCT GCTGATTTCGATGGGAACGGTTCTCTTAACTGTGAGGAATTTTTGGCACTAGCTGTTCATATGAAACGGATAGGTAACGACGAACATCTCAAGCAAGCCTTTCAGTTCTTCGACAAGAATGAGAGTGGATACATTGAGTACGAGGAGTTGCAACAATCTTTGAAAGACGAGCATCTTGGCCCTACCAATGACCAAGTTGTGCAAGACATTATCTTTGATGCTGATTTAGACAAG GATGGGCGCATAAGTTTTCCAGAGTTCAAGGCTATGATGACAACAGGAATAGATTGGAGGATGGCTTCTCGGCAGTACTCTAGGGCTATGTTCAAAGCACTAAGCATGAAACTCTTTAAGGACCAATCCTTCCAATGCAAACCCTGA